A genomic segment from Thermostichus lividus PCC 6715 encodes:
- the cobU gene encoding bifunctional adenosylcobinamide kinase/adenosylcobinamide-phosphate guanylyltransferase, with protein sequence MAGHILVSGPSRSGKSAWAEFLAAESGAPVIYIATAIAASGDPEWCARIAQHQARRPPHWQLWECPVTLVNSVQQLPPDHCGLVDSLGTWVANTLEQQETQWQATVQHLLAAVAACQATLILVAEETGWGVVPPYASGRHFRDRLGELCQQLRPLMTEVYLVTTGFALPLHQLGIPLPITRLS encoded by the coding sequence CATGGGCAGAGTTCCTTGCGGCGGAGTCTGGTGCCCCTGTGATTTATATTGCAACGGCGATCGCCGCCAGTGGCGATCCAGAATGGTGCGCACGGATTGCCCAACACCAAGCCCGTCGCCCTCCCCACTGGCAGCTTTGGGAATGCCCGGTGACCTTGGTCAATAGTGTGCAGCAACTCCCCCCTGATCACTGTGGTCTAGTGGATTCTCTGGGCACATGGGTGGCCAATACACTGGAGCAACAGGAGACCCAATGGCAAGCCACGGTGCAACACTTATTGGCGGCGGTTGCTGCCTGCCAAGCCACCTTAATTCTTGTGGCTGAGGAAACCGGTTGGGGCGTTGTGCCCCCCTATGCCAGCGGTCGCCACTTTCGAGACCGCCTCGGTGAGTTGTGCCAGCAGTTGCGCCCGCTGATGACGGAGGTCTATCTGGTGACCACGGGGTTTGCTTTGCCCCTCCACCAATTAGGTATCCCGCTGCCTATTACCAGATTGAGCTAA
- a CDS encoding DUF3593 domain-containing protein, whose translation MLTNSFFALSLLPYLGFLFFLTRNPRTPRLALIGFYSTLVFVAVTIPAGLYAQHAYGTSLANVDTLHGGAEAFLTVANILVALGFRRAVKEASK comes from the coding sequence ATGCTGACCAATAGCTTCTTTGCTCTCTCGTTGTTGCCCTATCTGGGGTTTTTGTTTTTCCTCACCCGTAACCCCAGAACCCCCCGCTTGGCCTTAATTGGCTTTTATAGCACCTTGGTGTTTGTGGCAGTCACCATTCCCGCAGGCCTCTATGCCCAGCACGCCTACGGCACCTCCTTGGCCAATGTGGACACCCTACACGGGGGAGCAGAGGCTTTCTTGACCGTTGCAAATATCTTAGTTGCCCTAGGGTTTCGCCGCGCTGTTAAGGAAGCCTCCAAGTAG
- the typA gene encoding translational GTPase TypA, whose protein sequence is MSLPIRNVAIIAHVDHGKTTLVDALLRQSGTFREGEDIPDCVMDSNDLERERGITILAKNTAVRYKELTINIVDTPGHADFGGEVERVLGMVEGCLLIVDANEGPMPQTRFVLKKALEKGLRPIVVVNKIDRPQAEPYKAIDKVLDLFIELGADDDQCEFPYLFASGLAGYAKTDLDEDGNDMQPLFEAIVRHIPPPVGNPDAPLQLQVTTLDYSEYLGRIVIGKIHNGTVQVGQQAALVKDNGQIVKAKVTKLLGFEGLKRVELTSASAGNIVAIAGFSDANIGETITCPNEPQALPLIKVDEPTLQMTFAVNDSPFAGQEGTFVTSRQLRDRLYRELETNVALRVEETDSPDRFAVSGRGELHLGILIETMRREGYEFQVSQPQVIYREVNGQPCEPYECLVLDVPDEAVGGCIERLGQRRGEMQDMQVGGNGRTQLEFIIPARGLVGFRGEFMRLTRGEGIMNHSFLDYRPLAGEISARRNGVLIAFEEGTATFYALKNAEDRGVFFITPGTKVYKGMIVGEHNRPQDLEINVCKAKQLTNFRSSTGDELVQLQSPVDMSLERALEYIGADELVEVTPQSIRLRKMSKKLARR, encoded by the coding sequence ATGAGTCTGCCCATTCGCAATGTTGCCATTATTGCCCACGTTGACCATGGCAAAACCACCTTGGTCGATGCCCTCCTACGGCAGTCCGGTACGTTTCGTGAGGGCGAGGATATTCCCGATTGCGTCATGGATTCCAACGATCTTGAGCGGGAACGCGGTATCACCATTTTGGCGAAAAATACCGCTGTGCGCTACAAGGAGTTAACCATCAATATCGTCGATACTCCCGGGCACGCCGACTTTGGCGGTGAAGTGGAGCGGGTACTGGGGATGGTGGAAGGCTGTCTGCTGATTGTGGATGCCAATGAAGGGCCGATGCCCCAAACCCGCTTTGTGCTCAAAAAAGCCTTGGAAAAGGGGTTGCGCCCTATTGTGGTGGTCAACAAAATCGATCGCCCCCAAGCCGAACCCTACAAAGCCATCGATAAAGTACTGGATTTATTTATTGAACTGGGTGCCGACGACGATCAGTGCGAGTTTCCCTACCTCTTTGCATCGGGGCTCGCGGGCTACGCCAAAACTGATCTCGACGAGGACGGCAACGATATGCAGCCCCTTTTCGAGGCAATCGTCCGCCATATTCCACCCCCAGTGGGAAATCCCGATGCCCCCCTACAACTTCAGGTCACCACCCTTGACTACTCTGAGTACTTAGGGCGAATTGTCATTGGCAAAATCCATAACGGCACGGTACAGGTGGGGCAGCAGGCTGCCTTGGTTAAGGATAATGGTCAAATTGTCAAGGCCAAAGTCACCAAGCTCCTCGGGTTTGAGGGCTTAAAGCGAGTGGAATTGACCTCCGCCAGTGCGGGCAACATCGTGGCGATCGCCGGCTTTAGTGATGCCAATATTGGCGAAACAATTACCTGCCCCAACGAGCCGCAGGCATTGCCCCTCATCAAAGTCGATGAACCGACCCTACAAATGACCTTTGCGGTTAATGACTCCCCCTTTGCCGGTCAGGAAGGCACCTTTGTTACCTCCCGCCAACTGCGCGATCGCCTCTATCGGGAACTAGAAACCAACGTGGCACTACGGGTCGAAGAGACCGACTCTCCAGACCGCTTTGCCGTCTCTGGTCGCGGCGAATTGCACCTAGGTATTTTAATTGAAACCATGCGCCGCGAAGGCTACGAGTTCCAAGTCTCCCAACCCCAAGTGATCTACCGGGAAGTGAACGGTCAGCCCTGCGAACCCTACGAATGTCTTGTGCTGGATGTCCCTGACGAAGCCGTCGGCGGTTGTATTGAGCGGCTTGGCCAACGGCGGGGTGAAATGCAGGATATGCAAGTGGGGGGCAATGGCCGCACTCAACTGGAATTTATCATTCCAGCCCGCGGGCTAGTGGGCTTCCGCGGTGAATTCATGCGCCTCACCCGTGGCGAAGGGATCATGAACCATAGCTTTTTAGACTACCGCCCTCTTGCTGGTGAGATTAGCGCCCGCCGCAATGGGGTCTTAATTGCCTTTGAAGAAGGCACCGCTACCTTCTATGCCCTCAAAAATGCAGAAGATCGCGGGGTCTTTTTCATTACCCCAGGTACCAAAGTGTACAAAGGGATGATTGTAGGTGAGCACAACCGCCCCCAAGACCTAGAAATTAACGTCTGTAAAGCCAAACAACTCACCAACTTCCGTTCCTCCACCGGCGATGAACTGGTACAACTGCAATCTCCGGTGGACATGAGCCTTGAGCGTGCCCTTGAGTACATTGGTGCCGACGAACTGGTGGAGGTCACCCCCCAATCGATTCGCCTGCGGAAGATGAGTAAAAAACTGGCACGGCGCTAA